The following coding sequences are from one Candidatus Binataceae bacterium window:
- a CDS encoding glucose 1-dehydrogenase: MGRLDGKVAIITGAASGMGRAAAVRFAGEGAAVVIADLNEEGGEAAVRDCKENGGRAVFQKTDVASEAGVKAMVERAVKEFGRLDITFNNAGLPGALGSIEQTSVEDWDRTFAVLTRGVFLGIKHSVLEMRKVGGGSIISTASVAGLAGGYGPHAYSAAKAGVVNLTRSVALEVAKHKIRVNCICPGGINTPIFNFLTSDREVTEKLLSPLHPLRRAGMPEDIANMALFLASDESEWITGVAMVVDGGLMAGRDIFGDPQFGGGMYAVNAYVGPSYEIKR, translated from the coding sequence AGACGGAAAAGTAGCGATCATTACCGGTGCGGCAAGCGGGATGGGCCGGGCAGCGGCTGTGCGCTTTGCGGGCGAAGGCGCGGCGGTAGTGATCGCCGATCTTAACGAAGAGGGCGGCGAGGCCGCGGTGCGCGACTGCAAGGAGAACGGCGGCCGCGCTGTCTTTCAAAAGACCGACGTCGCCAGCGAGGCCGGGGTCAAGGCGATGGTCGAACGGGCGGTCAAGGAATTCGGCCGCCTCGATATCACCTTCAACAACGCGGGATTGCCGGGCGCGCTCGGATCGATCGAGCAGACCAGCGTCGAGGACTGGGACCGCACCTTCGCGGTGCTGACGCGCGGCGTGTTTCTGGGAATCAAACACTCGGTACTGGAGATGCGCAAGGTTGGCGGTGGATCGATCATCTCGACCGCGTCGGTTGCGGGATTGGCGGGCGGCTACGGCCCGCACGCCTACAGCGCGGCCAAGGCGGGCGTGGTCAATCTGACGCGCTCGGTGGCGCTCGAGGTCGCCAAGCACAAGATTCGCGTCAACTGTATCTGTCCGGGCGGAATCAACACGCCGATCTTCAATTTTCTGACCTCTGACCGCGAGGTGACGGAAAAGCTGCTAAGCCCGCTGCATCCGCTACGGCGCGCCGGGATGCCGGAGGATATCGCCAACATGGCGCTGTTCCTGGCGAGCGACGAGTCGGAATGGATAACCGGGGTCGCGATGGTGGTGGACGGCGGACTGATGGCGGGCCGCGACATTTTCGGCGATCCCCAGTTCGGCGGCGGGATGTACGCGGTCAACGCGTATGTCGGCCCGTCGTACGAGATTAAGCGGTAA